The proteins below are encoded in one region of candidate division WOR-3 bacterium:
- a CDS encoding oligosaccharide flippase family protein, which translates to MNLKTLLKHIFIYSAGAVFYQLINIIATKTYTNVFSVEDFGMISYVLTFTALLSTALSGIQISSALGRFYTDKQFAGQKNTVFATCFFTLLFFSTVTFFLSGTLSFPLRHVLFPKIQNSAVFILIFVFCFVSTQEKFLALFFKWDLKPNVYIIFYNLSPLASLLLVIIMSSFLSSAVAGFMSGITGGSLLIVFLLMFLLIKRLSLVFDKDWARKVIRFSLPLIPYTSTLLVLTFVDRFLIRLFIGYEAVAVYSIGAKISAVISAVSAGFRNAWGPYFYTTYSDENSGYNFARVFDLFNFFAIGTMLVITLFSRQFILLISSEKYLGAIQIVPFLVVSNIVFNLQYFLLGIYIKNKTIYLTYTALTGIAVNIVLDIFLIPRYQLLGAAFATMLSFSVMFFINLLLSQKLHKIPYRIKFNLLSFLPWIAFCLMWNRLIIFDSLALKIVLIFLYVFVNNMTGVFSFRYAQRKIRDYIKQK; encoded by the coding sequence ATGAATCTGAAAACGCTTCTTAAACATATATTCATATATTCTGCCGGCGCAGTATTTTACCAGCTCATCAATATCATTGCGACCAAAACATATACAAACGTATTTTCGGTCGAAGATTTCGGCATGATATCGTACGTACTCACTTTTACGGCTCTCCTTTCGACTGCTTTGAGCGGCATACAGATTTCCAGCGCTCTTGGACGCTTTTACACAGACAAACAGTTTGCCGGGCAAAAAAATACGGTGTTCGCGACCTGCTTTTTTACTCTTTTGTTTTTCTCTACTGTGACTTTCTTTTTATCAGGAACGCTTTCCTTTCCACTGAGGCATGTTCTTTTCCCGAAAATTCAGAATTCTGCAGTGTTTATTCTTATTTTTGTTTTCTGTTTTGTAAGTACACAGGAAAAATTTCTGGCTCTTTTTTTCAAGTGGGACCTCAAACCAAACGTCTACATAATATTTTACAATTTGTCGCCTTTGGCCTCGCTGTTGCTTGTCATCATTATGTCATCTTTCCTGTCAAGCGCCGTGGCCGGATTCATGTCCGGAATAACCGGCGGCTCCCTTCTAATAGTCTTCCTTCTGATGTTTCTTTTAATAAAACGTCTGTCGTTGGTCTTCGACAAAGACTGGGCGAGAAAAGTAATCAGGTTTTCTCTCCCTTTGATACCGTATACGAGCACGCTTCTCGTACTCACTTTCGTGGACAGATTTCTAATAAGGTTGTTCATCGGTTACGAAGCGGTAGCTGTGTATTCGATTGGAGCAAAGATATCAGCTGTTATTTCAGCGGTCTCCGCCGGTTTCAGAAACGCATGGGGTCCGTACTTTTACACGACATATTCAGACGAAAATTCCGGGTATAATTTTGCCAGGGTATTCGACCTTTTTAATTTTTTCGCGATCGGCACAATGCTCGTCATAACTCTGTTTTCCAGGCAGTTTATACTTCTTATATCATCGGAAAAATATCTGGGAGCCATCCAGATAGTGCCTTTTCTTGTCGTCAGCAATATTGTGTTTAACCTTCAGTACTTTCTTTTGGGAATATACATCAAAAACAAGACTATTTATCTCACTTATACCGCGTTGACGGGGATAGCGGTGAACATTGTTCTGGACATTTTTCTCATACCCCGATATCAGCTCCTGGGCGCGGCTTTCGCGACCATGCTGTCTTTTTCGGTTATGTTTTTTATAAACCTGCTTTTGTCCCAAAAACTTCATAAAATACCCTACAGAATCAAATTTAACCTCCTGTCTTTTCTTCCCTGGATAGCTTTTTGCCTGATGTGGAACCGATTGATTATTTTCGATTCACTTGCGCTGAAAATCGTTTTAATTTTTCTGTACGTTTTCGTGAATAATATGACCGGAGTTTTCAGTTTCAGGTACGCTCAACGAAAGATACGGGACTACATCAAGCAGAAGTAG